Proteins from one Candidatus Zixiibacteriota bacterium genomic window:
- a CDS encoding bifunctional (p)ppGpp synthetase/guanosine-3',5'-bis(diphosphate) 3'-pyrophosphohydrolase: MSEQATAHFRIQRPAEMNLAEFIIRVEAENANVDVSLLRRAYEFSEIAHHGQKRESGEPYINHCLAVAMILAEQHLDTATIAAGLIHDVVEDTAHGLDAVRERFGAEIADLVDGVTKISGIQFKSYAEEQVEYFRKMLVSMARDIRVIIIKLADRLHNMRTLEFLDAGKQHRIAAETREVYAPLAHRFGMARIKWELEDLSLKYLHPGVYRELVEKVELRREEREAYIGEVTTPLGAALAREEIRADISGRAKHLDSIYRKMVKRRKAFEDIYDLIAIRVITGTERDCYHALGVVHTLWTPVVDRFHDYIATPKTNMYQSIHTTVIGPRGRMVEIQIRTHLMHYTAEYGIAAHWLYKEGKREFARGDRQMGWLREVLEWQKETRDPKEFLELFKTDLFQDEIYVFTPRGELKPLPVGATPVDFAYAVHTAVGHHCIGARVNGRIVPLTHALASGDEVEIITGTQPHPSRDWLTFVRTTRARAKIRQYFNRTGFEQSLELGKDMFARELKRLRLPHPSETQMTDWAMSMSYSDADAMLAAVGSGTVSVSTLINRLRPKEEDVPKTAPPPSFVDRARKTRGIRIQHLDNMMFRFANCCQPVPGERVVGYITRGRGVTVHRADCPNILALVDQPERRLEVQWDVRADQSFLVRLELTLENRKNLLRDITDAISDAETNIQSVSITGDQSTGTGTLVIEVRNLRHLSDIIRRIRAVDGVLSVERSSGRDTGRERQE; this comes from the coding sequence ATGAGTGAGCAAGCGACCGCACACTTTCGCATTCAACGGCCCGCCGAGATGAACTTGGCGGAGTTCATCATCCGGGTCGAGGCGGAGAACGCCAACGTCGACGTCTCGCTGTTGCGACGCGCCTACGAGTTTTCCGAGATCGCCCATCACGGGCAGAAACGCGAGTCGGGCGAGCCCTACATCAACCATTGTCTGGCGGTCGCCATGATCTTGGCCGAGCAGCACCTCGACACCGCGACCATTGCGGCGGGATTGATCCACGACGTCGTCGAGGACACTGCCCACGGTCTCGATGCCGTGCGGGAACGGTTCGGCGCGGAGATCGCCGATCTGGTCGACGGCGTGACCAAGATCTCCGGGATTCAGTTCAAAAGCTATGCAGAGGAGCAGGTCGAGTACTTCCGCAAGATGCTGGTCTCCATGGCGCGCGATATCCGCGTCATCATCATCAAGCTGGCGGACCGCCTGCACAACATGCGCACCTTGGAGTTCCTCGACGCCGGCAAGCAACACCGCATCGCCGCCGAGACGCGCGAGGTGTATGCCCCCCTGGCCCACCGCTTCGGGATGGCGCGCATCAAATGGGAACTGGAGGACCTCTCGCTCAAGTATTTGCATCCCGGGGTCTACCGCGAGCTGGTCGAAAAGGTGGAGCTGCGTCGCGAGGAACGCGAGGCTTATATCGGTGAGGTGACAACGCCCTTGGGGGCGGCGTTGGCGCGCGAGGAGATCCGTGCCGACATCAGCGGACGGGCCAAACACCTCGATTCCATCTATCGCAAGATGGTCAAACGCCGCAAGGCCTTCGAGGACATCTATGATCTGATCGCCATCCGCGTCATCACCGGCACCGAGCGTGATTGTTACCATGCTCTCGGCGTCGTCCACACCCTGTGGACCCCCGTGGTCGACCGCTTCCATGACTACATCGCCACACCGAAGACCAACATGTACCAGTCAATCCACACGACCGTCATCGGGCCGCGGGGGCGGATGGTGGAAATCCAGATTCGCACGCACTTGATGCACTACACCGCCGAGTATGGCATCGCCGCCCACTGGCTGTACAAGGAGGGGAAACGAGAGTTCGCCCGCGGCGATCGGCAGATGGGCTGGCTGCGCGAGGTTCTGGAATGGCAGAAAGAGACCCGCGACCCCAAGGAATTCCTCGAGCTGTTCAAGACCGATCTGTTCCAGGATGAAATCTACGTCTTCACGCCCCGCGGCGAGTTGAAGCCGTTGCCGGTGGGCGCCACGCCGGTCGACTTTGCCTATGCGGTTCACACCGCCGTCGGGCATCACTGTATCGGCGCGCGGGTCAACGGGCGCATTGTGCCGCTCACGCACGCGCTCGCCTCGGGGGATGAGGTCGAGATCATCACCGGCACCCAGCCGCATCCGTCGCGCGATTGGCTGACGTTTGTGCGCACCACGCGGGCGCGCGCCAAGATCCGGCAGTACTTCAACCGGACCGGCTTCGAGCAATCGCTGGAGCTCGGCAAGGACATGTTTGCGCGCGAGCTGAAGCGTCTCCGCCTCCCGCACCCCAGCGAGACGCAGATGACCGACTGGGCCATGTCGATGTCGTACTCCGACGCCGACGCCATGCTGGCGGCCGTGGGGTCGGGAACGGTGTCCGTCAGCACGCTGATCAACCGGCTGCGGCCGAAGGAAGAGGACGTCCCCAAGACCGCCCCGCCGCCGAGTTTCGTGGACCGGGCACGCAAGACGCGCGGCATTCGCATCCAGCATCTCGACAACATGATGTTCCGGTTCGCGAATTGCTGCCAGCCGGTTCCAGGCGAACGCGTGGTCGGCTACATCACGCGCGGCCGCGGCGTGACCGTCCACCGTGCCGATTGTCCCAATATCCTGGCGCTGGTTGATCAGCCGGAACGGCGACTGGAAGTGCAATGGGATGTCCGCGCCGACCAGTCGTTCCTGGTGCGGCTGGAATTGACGCTGGAAAACCGCAAGAACCTCCTCCGCGACATCACCGATGCCATCTCCGACGCCGAGACCAATATCCAATCGGTATCGATCACCGGCGACCAATCCACCGGGACCGGCACCTTGGTCATCGAGGTCAGGAACTTACGTCACCTGAGCGACATCATCCGTCGGATCCGTGCCGTGGACGGCGTCTTGTCGGTCGAACGCTCATCGGGACGAGACACAGGCCGTGAGCGACAGGAGTAA
- a CDS encoding BamA/TamA family outer membrane protein, which produces MPQRSLTRSLHAVVLALAVSLACPMAATGQFYFGKNKVQYTDFDWLVLPTRHFDIYFYDTERALAGAAAEAAEFSYRALADRFNHDVEHRIPLVVYSSPRFFSQTNVTPSLLPENVAGFTEFFKGRVVLPFNGSYADFRRVLQHELVHVFTISKLTTTAHAHKKVGVAEPPLWFTEGIAEYFSRPWEPDADMILSDLVLSGRFYNIDRLPAIAGTYLMYKEGESFCHFVAEAYGEEYLVYLLDNAWRGGDFESVAAITFSRPLREIGREWEYWLKKRYFPTIQSRELPDRVYKQRTKAGYNVKPVAIWREDDGQQQEWIVFKGNRLGYAGLYMTPGGGADGDPDRNIETLLKGERSPRFESLHLLGSSLDVSGDGRVVFSSTRHERDALYLLDLSTRRIIGEHRWDSLYNAVSPSFSPDGGRVVFAGGGQDGWFDLFVYDLDRRELRRLMRDWYFDTDPIFSADGQRIIFASDRGPHGDQGWLNLFSYDLQSGEIAPVYTGAFNARSPSLSPDGRSLLFTCDREGHSDIYRRDSSGRVDQLTHLVTGAFDPRFCPDGRRIVFTAYQNSSFQIFEMTVPDSTTPEVFAAADGSWAPTWRPAPQSPDSGLTKGAFKYRRQFSFDIAQSAVSYDAFYGTVGGLQTALTDVLGNHQYFFLLANNAETRDEFLQSFNAGVSYFNREGRLNYGYGAYHLYDDYTDPAEGPLQERQYGAVGYIGYPLSKFRRIEASLFLRHSDRDVVLGERRRAVLATQFISVVHDNSLWDVSGPIDGWRLMLAFGYTADLTNFRSFNRLLIADARKYVRLGEYSAFATRLLGHFSSGLEPQRRYLGGSWDLRGYPRRVRYARNVFLISNELRFPLIDALLVGLPMGSLGFQGIRGALFFDAGKAWEDRMGRLDGALGVGARVALGYIIVLRFDWARRTDFRKIDTKTRFEFFFGWNF; this is translated from the coding sequence ATGCCCCAACGCTCCCTGACCCGATCTCTCCACGCCGTTGTCTTGGCCCTCGCCGTGTCGCTGGCGTGCCCCATGGCAGCCACCGGCCAATTCTACTTCGGCAAGAACAAAGTCCAATACACCGACTTCGACTGGCTCGTTCTCCCGACGCGGCACTTCGACATCTACTTCTACGACACCGAACGCGCTCTGGCCGGTGCGGCGGCCGAAGCCGCGGAGTTCTCATATCGAGCGCTGGCCGACCGTTTCAACCACGACGTCGAGCACCGGATTCCGTTGGTCGTGTACTCTTCGCCGCGCTTCTTCTCACAGACCAATGTCACGCCGTCGTTGTTGCCCGAGAACGTGGCCGGATTCACCGAGTTCTTCAAAGGCCGGGTCGTGCTGCCGTTCAACGGGTCGTACGCCGATTTCCGTCGCGTGCTTCAGCACGAGTTGGTCCATGTGTTTACGATCTCAAAGCTGACCACGACGGCCCACGCGCACAAGAAGGTCGGTGTCGCCGAGCCGCCCTTGTGGTTTACCGAGGGAATCGCCGAGTACTTCTCCCGCCCGTGGGAGCCGGACGCCGACATGATCCTGAGCGACCTGGTGCTGTCCGGACGGTTCTACAACATCGATCGTTTGCCGGCCATTGCCGGCACCTACCTGATGTACAAAGAGGGAGAGTCGTTCTGCCATTTTGTGGCCGAAGCATACGGCGAAGAGTACCTCGTGTATCTCCTCGACAACGCCTGGCGCGGCGGTGACTTCGAGTCGGTCGCCGCGATCACATTCAGCCGCCCTCTGCGGGAGATCGGCCGCGAGTGGGAATATTGGCTGAAGAAGCGGTATTTCCCGACGATCCAGTCGCGTGAGCTTCCCGATCGCGTCTACAAGCAACGAACCAAGGCGGGGTACAACGTCAAGCCCGTCGCGATCTGGCGCGAAGACGACGGGCAGCAACAAGAGTGGATCGTCTTCAAGGGGAATCGCCTTGGGTACGCCGGCCTGTACATGACCCCGGGAGGTGGCGCCGATGGCGATCCCGACCGCAACATCGAAACGCTGCTGAAAGGGGAGCGTTCGCCCCGTTTCGAGTCGCTCCATCTCTTGGGGTCCTCGCTGGACGTTTCGGGCGATGGGCGCGTGGTGTTCTCTTCCACCCGCCACGAGCGCGACGCACTCTATCTGTTGGATCTGAGCACGCGACGCATCATCGGCGAGCACCGCTGGGACTCACTCTACAATGCGGTGTCTCCGTCCTTCTCTCCGGATGGGGGTCGCGTCGTCTTCGCCGGCGGTGGGCAGGACGGGTGGTTCGATCTGTTCGTGTATGACCTGGACCGCCGGGAACTTCGTCGTCTGATGCGCGACTGGTACTTCGACACCGATCCGATCTTCAGCGCCGACGGACAGCGGATCATCTTCGCCTCGGATCGCGGCCCCCATGGCGATCAAGGGTGGCTGAACCTGTTCTCCTACGATCTTCAGAGCGGAGAGATCGCGCCGGTCTACACCGGTGCGTTCAATGCCCGGTCGCCGTCGCTGTCTCCGGACGGGCGATCGCTGCTGTTCACCTGCGACCGCGAAGGTCACTCCGACATCTACCGTCGGGATTCCTCGGGCCGCGTGGATCAGTTGACACACCTGGTCACCGGGGCGTTCGATCCACGCTTTTGTCCCGATGGGCGCCGGATCGTCTTCACCGCCTACCAGAACAGCTCCTTCCAGATCTTCGAGATGACCGTCCCCGACTCGACCACCCCGGAGGTGTTCGCCGCGGCGGATGGCTCGTGGGCGCCGACCTGGCGCCCCGCCCCGCAGAGCCCGGACTCAGGATTGACCAAAGGCGCCTTCAAGTACCGCCGCCAGTTCTCGTTCGACATCGCCCAATCGGCCGTGTCGTACGATGCCTTCTACGGTACCGTCGGTGGTCTCCAAACCGCTCTCACCGACGTGCTCGGCAATCATCAGTACTTTTTCCTTCTGGCCAACAACGCCGAAACACGGGACGAGTTCTTGCAGAGCTTCAACGCCGGGGTCTCGTACTTCAACCGGGAGGGACGTCTCAACTACGGATATGGTGCCTATCACCTGTACGATGACTACACCGATCCCGCCGAGGGGCCGCTGCAGGAGAGGCAATACGGGGCCGTTGGGTACATTGGCTATCCGCTCTCCAAGTTCCGGCGCATTGAGGCGTCGTTGTTTCTGCGGCATTCGGATCGCGACGTCGTCTTGGGTGAGCGGCGTCGGGCCGTCCTGGCGACACAGTTCATCTCCGTTGTCCATGACAATTCCCTCTGGGATGTTTCCGGGCCGATCGACGGTTGGCGGCTGATGCTGGCGTTCGGCTACACCGCCGATCTGACCAATTTCCGTTCCTTCAACCGCCTGTTGATCGCCGACGCCCGCAAGTACGTTCGTCTCGGCGAGTATTCGGCGTTCGCCACGCGCCTCTTGGGGCACTTTTCCTCCGGGCTGGAGCCGCAACGGCGCTATCTGGGCGGAAGCTGGGACTTGCGCGGCTATCCGCGCCGTGTGCGCTATGCGCGCAATGTGTTCCTCATCTCGAATGAGCTGCGCTTTCCCTTGATCGACGCCCTCTTGGTCGGGTTGCCGATGGGAAGTCTGGGGTTCCAGGGGATTCGCGGCGCCCTGTTCTTCGATGCCGGCAAGGCGTGGGAGGATCGGATGGGCCGTCTCGACGGGGCCCTGGGTGTTGGCGCGCGCGTGGCGTTGGGTTACATTATCGTCCTGCGCTTCGACTGGGCGCGGAGGACCGATTTTCGCAAGATCGACACCAAGACCCGGTTCGAGTTCTTCTTCGGATGGAACTTCTGA
- a CDS encoding PQQ-binding-like beta-propeller repeat protein → MRYSCGLLRSVPCGRSLLAFVLLLSAVGCSGPRLHLPIRPSLGAWPTERGSADNRGSVSGSIGEMRLLWRTRTGGLAAGEPTVSGGVLYFPGLDRRLEIVSIADGRRLWRTRFRGPVTAAVARADGFDVLTDQDELRYLIFHRDPLRLAASFPVIACRAAPRLINDSLILLAAYNGSIACRTRGGDLVWETHTLGPILTAPALVDSVAYVASGRQVIALSTTDGTILWTHRSSGAIGAAPAVGNLVYVGSADSLVYALDRRNGAMAWFFAAGAGVFTTPAVGGDRLFFGANDGYIYALNESTGRLLWRYNTGAIANLPCTLVGNSVLVSSRNNRLLVLDAADGRLIGEHKLLAPATTPPIVAAGRVFVADTKRNLYCFGSVRDSLKNP, encoded by the coding sequence ATGAGATACTCGTGCGGCCTTCTGCGGTCGGTCCCCTGCGGGCGCTCGCTGTTGGCCTTCGTGCTCCTTCTGTCAGCCGTGGGCTGTAGTGGTCCCCGCCTGCATCTGCCGATTCGGCCGTCACTGGGTGCGTGGCCGACCGAACGGGGCTCGGCCGACAACCGCGGCTCCGTCTCCGGCTCAATCGGCGAGATGAGACTCCTCTGGCGCACCCGCACCGGAGGCCTGGCTGCCGGTGAACCGACGGTATCCGGTGGCGTTCTCTACTTCCCGGGGCTCGACCGGCGTTTGGAAATCGTCTCCATCGCCGACGGACGGCGTCTCTGGCGCACACGGTTCAGAGGACCGGTCACCGCCGCTGTTGCGAGAGCGGACGGATTCGATGTTCTGACCGATCAGGATGAACTGCGCTACCTGATCTTTCACCGCGATCCCTTGCGATTGGCCGCCTCGTTTCCGGTCATCGCCTGCCGTGCCGCCCCGCGGCTGATCAACGACTCGCTGATCTTGCTGGCGGCGTACAATGGCTCCATTGCGTGCCGCACCCGTGGGGGTGATCTTGTCTGGGAAACGCACACGCTTGGGCCGATCCTGACCGCTCCGGCTCTCGTCGACTCCGTGGCCTATGTTGCGTCCGGTCGTCAGGTCATCGCTCTATCGACGACCGACGGGACTATCCTCTGGACGCACCGATCGTCGGGGGCGATTGGTGCGGCCCCGGCCGTGGGCAACCTCGTGTATGTCGGCTCCGCTGATTCGCTGGTCTATGCGCTCGACCGTCGCAACGGCGCCATGGCGTGGTTCTTTGCGGCCGGTGCCGGGGTGTTCACGACGCCGGCGGTGGGCGGCGATCGCCTCTTCTTCGGGGCCAATGACGGGTACATTTACGCACTCAACGAATCGACCGGACGACTCCTGTGGCGCTACAACACCGGCGCCATCGCGAATCTCCCCTGCACGCTGGTCGGCAACTCAGTCCTGGTGAGCTCGCGAAACAATCGTCTCTTGGTGCTCGATGCCGCCGATGGGCGTCTCATCGGCGAACACAAGCTCTTGGCGCCGGCCACCACCCCTCCGATCGTCGCCGCGGGGCGCGTCTTTGTGGCCGACACCAAACGCAACCTCTACTGCTTTGGCTCCGTCCGCGACAGCCTCAAGAACCCCTGA
- a CDS encoding Hsp20/alpha crystallin family protein: protein MTLVKCSPNRNIVPFSAAISRVFDDFMPGFLGNWADGETVSVRPFVDVHEGDNEVVLKADMPGMDKKDIKVVVNDGLLTITGERTESREENRKGFTRSERYMGRFSRSFNLPAWADGSKVAADYKNGVLTVTIPKSEAARPKEIEVHVG from the coding sequence ATGACACTCGTAAAGTGCAGTCCCAATCGCAACATCGTCCCGTTCTCGGCGGCGATCAGCAGGGTCTTCGATGACTTCATGCCGGGGTTCTTGGGGAACTGGGCCGACGGGGAGACAGTCAGTGTCCGCCCGTTCGTCGATGTCCATGAGGGCGACAATGAAGTCGTGCTGAAGGCCGACATGCCCGGCATGGACAAGAAGGACATCAAGGTGGTCGTCAACGACGGTCTGTTGACCATCACGGGCGAGCGCACCGAGTCCCGCGAGGAGAATCGCAAGGGGTTCACCCGTTCGGAACGATACATGGGCCGGTTCTCGCGCTCGTTCAACCTGCCGGCGTGGGCCGACGGGAGCAAGGTCGCGGCCGACTACAAGAACGGCGTTCTGACAGTCACGATTCCCAAGTCCGAGGCGGCGCGTCCGAAGGAGATCGAAGTGCATGTCGGATAG
- a CDS encoding zinc ribbon domain-containing protein produces the protein MDANSSIFNVYAKEISVFATMPTYDYKCRDCDHRFEAFQSMTEAPVSVCPHCGGNAVERLISAGGGLIFKGSGFYITDYRKDSYKKQASQEAPAKAKSDTARSEAAAPKAGSSAQPKTSAD, from the coding sequence ATGGATGCAAATTCATCGATCTTCAACGTATACGCCAAGGAGATCTCTGTTTTCGCAACCATGCCAACCTACGACTACAAGTGCCGGGATTGCGATCATCGCTTCGAGGCGTTCCAGTCCATGACCGAGGCGCCGGTGTCGGTCTGCCCGCACTGCGGCGGGAACGCAGTCGAGAGACTGATCTCAGCGGGGGGCGGACTGATCTTCAAAGGGTCGGGGTTTTACATCACCGACTACCGCAAGGACAGCTACAAGAAGCAGGCCAGCCAGGAAGCGCCCGCGAAGGCCAAGTCCGACACCGCCAGGTCGGAAGCGGCGGCGCCGAAAGCCGGTTCATCCGCCCAGCCGAAGACGTCTGCCGATTGA
- a CDS encoding AAA family ATPase has translation MMSLDKWTDNAKSILQSTLESAQTAGHPELTPAHLLGALVREGGAARALIEQSGADPDRLAGELSLALNRLPTVHGGSQPTTGAALAAVFSAAQNRAERAGHAFVNAAHLLWAVVEKPDEPVRAALAKAGVDSRALRESVEQMLNRKGAGDDGAESRMMALERFGRDLTQAAQQGELDPVIGRDEEIRRVMKVLSRRTKNNPVLIGEPGVGKTAVAEGLALKIAQGDVPETLKNRRVVALDLGALVAGAKFRGEFEERLKGVLAEVEEAAGRIIMFIDELHTVVGAGAAEGSVDASNLLKPALARGKLRCIGATTLVEYRKHIEKDTALERRFQPILIHEPTVPETISILRGLKERYELHHGVRIQDAALVAAATLSERYIADRQLPDKAIDLIDEAAADLRMQIDSRPNELDRLDRQITQCEIEREAVRREPDAAERLRPMEELLERLTAERTILEQQWTKEKDSVGRIRDAKEKIEQLRAEMDQVTRRGDYEAAARLRYQDIPDLERLIKIENVKLTETQKSRRLLKEEVDPDDIAGIVARWTGIPVERLTASEVSRLVDLEKELSTRVIGQEEAVAAVAGVVRSSRAGLTEPHRPRGSFIFLGPTGVGKTELAKTLAAALFGSVEAMVRIDMSEYSEKHSVSRLVGAPPGYVGYDEGGQLTEAVRRRPYSVVLFDELEKAHPEVFNILLQVLDDGRLTDNKGRTVSFENTILIMTSNLGAEVIAEAAADAVTESARRRAIREGALAALRRAVRPEFLNRIDEIVVFNPLGPEDIAQIAELQFDALRQRLTEQGITARLTDKAKAALVSEGYDPVYGARPLRRLVQREVAHRLANALLKGAIREGDSVAVDHDGVDFVIRPDTPVAQATPAM, from the coding sequence ATGATGTCATTGGATAAATGGACCGACAACGCGAAGTCGATTCTGCAATCCACACTGGAGAGCGCTCAAACTGCCGGGCATCCGGAACTGACACCGGCGCATCTTCTGGGCGCGCTGGTGCGCGAAGGCGGTGCGGCCCGCGCTCTCATCGAGCAGTCAGGAGCCGATCCCGATCGATTGGCCGGGGAATTGTCGCTGGCCTTGAATCGTCTCCCAACCGTTCATGGCGGATCGCAGCCGACGACCGGCGCCGCATTGGCGGCGGTCTTCTCGGCGGCGCAGAACCGTGCCGAACGCGCCGGGCATGCCTTCGTCAATGCCGCACACTTGCTCTGGGCCGTAGTTGAGAAGCCCGATGAACCGGTGCGCGCCGCGCTGGCCAAGGCCGGTGTCGATTCCCGGGCCCTCCGCGAGTCGGTCGAGCAGATGCTCAACCGGAAAGGCGCGGGAGACGACGGTGCCGAGAGCCGCATGATGGCACTGGAGCGCTTCGGCCGTGATCTCACGCAGGCAGCGCAACAAGGCGAGCTCGACCCGGTGATCGGCCGCGATGAAGAAATCCGCCGGGTGATGAAAGTTCTCTCCCGCCGCACCAAGAACAACCCCGTCCTGATCGGCGAACCCGGTGTCGGCAAGACCGCGGTCGCGGAGGGACTGGCGCTGAAGATCGCGCAGGGGGATGTCCCCGAAACGCTGAAGAACCGGCGGGTGGTGGCGCTCGATTTGGGTGCCTTGGTGGCCGGTGCCAAGTTCCGCGGCGAATTCGAGGAGCGTCTGAAAGGCGTGCTGGCCGAGGTGGAGGAGGCCGCCGGACGCATCATCATGTTCATCGACGAGCTCCACACCGTCGTCGGCGCCGGTGCCGCCGAAGGAAGTGTCGATGCCTCGAATCTGCTCAAGCCCGCGCTGGCCCGCGGCAAGTTACGCTGCATCGGCGCCACGACACTGGTCGAATACCGCAAGCACATTGAGAAGGACACCGCTCTGGAGCGGCGTTTCCAGCCGATCCTGATCCACGAACCGACCGTGCCGGAGACGATCTCCATTCTGCGCGGGCTGAAGGAGCGCTACGAGTTGCACCATGGCGTGCGCATACAGGATGCCGCGCTGGTGGCGGCGGCCACGCTGTCGGAGCGCTACATCGCCGACCGGCAATTGCCCGACAAAGCGATTGACCTGATCGATGAAGCGGCGGCCGATCTGCGCATGCAGATCGACTCCCGCCCCAATGAGTTGGATCGCCTCGACCGTCAGATCACACAGTGCGAAATCGAACGCGAGGCGGTCCGTCGCGAGCCCGATGCCGCCGAGCGGTTACGGCCGATGGAAGAGTTACTGGAGCGGCTGACCGCGGAACGGACCATACTCGAACAGCAATGGACCAAAGAGAAGGACTCCGTCGGCCGAATCCGCGACGCCAAGGAGAAGATCGAACAACTGAGGGCCGAGATGGATCAGGTCACACGTCGCGGCGACTACGAGGCCGCGGCGCGTCTCCGTTACCAGGACATTCCCGATCTGGAGCGCCTGATCAAAATCGAGAACGTGAAATTGACGGAGACGCAGAAGTCACGCCGTCTCCTGAAGGAAGAGGTCGATCCCGACGACATCGCCGGGATCGTGGCCCGATGGACCGGCATTCCCGTCGAGCGCCTCACCGCCAGCGAAGTCAGCCGGCTTGTGGATCTGGAGAAGGAACTCTCCACCCGCGTGATCGGCCAGGAAGAAGCGGTCGCCGCCGTCGCCGGCGTCGTGCGTTCCTCGCGTGCCGGGCTGACCGAGCCACACCGACCGCGCGGCTCCTTCATCTTCCTCGGTCCCACCGGCGTCGGCAAGACCGAGCTGGCCAAGACGCTGGCCGCCGCGTTGTTCGGTTCTGTCGAGGCGATGGTGCGCATCGACATGTCGGAGTACTCGGAAAAACACTCGGTGTCACGCCTTGTCGGCGCACCCCCGGGATATGTCGGTTATGACGAGGGCGGGCAGCTCACTGAGGCGGTCCGGCGGCGCCCTTACTCAGTCGTTCTCTTCGATGAACTTGAGAAGGCGCACCCGGAGGTGTTCAATATTCTCCTGCAGGTTCTGGATGATGGTCGACTGACCGACAACAAGGGGCGCACGGTCTCCTTCGAGAACACGATTCTGATTATGACCTCCAATCTCGGTGCCGAGGTGATTGCTGAAGCGGCCGCCGATGCGGTCACCGAGAGCGCGCGTCGTCGCGCGATTCGCGAAGGCGCTCTGGCGGCGCTGCGACGTGCCGTCCGTCCCGAGTTCCTCAACCGTATCGACGAGATCGTCGTCTTCAACCCGCTGGGACCCGAAGACATCGCCCAGATTGCCGAATTGCAGTTTGACGCCCTCCGTCAGCGCCTGACCGAGCAGGGGATCACGGCACGCCTCACCGACAAAGCCAAAGCGGCGCTCGTTTCGGAAGGGTATGATCCTGTCTATGGCGCCCGGCCGCTGCGGCGACTCGTTCAACGAGAAGTCGCCCACCGCCTCGCTAACGCCCTCCTGAAGGGTGCGATCAGGGAAGGCGATTCGGTCGCCGTCGACCACGACGGTGTCGATTTCGTGATTCGCCCCGACACCCCGGTTGCGCAGGCAACTCCCGCAATGTAG